The candidate division WOR-3 bacterium genome segment GTTGAGTTCGTTTTCTTCGATATAGGTATCGAGTATGAAATTCGCGGTCACCTGTTTATCTGCATTCATAAGGATCGTATCGGGATTTTGCGAGCCCCAGAGATTGCCGCTCCAGAAGCTAAAGATCCAACCTGGATCAGGTACGGCTGTGAGCTCTACTTCTGAACCCCGTGGATAATATGGTAGATCGGGTACTCGATTGACAATACCGTTTCCTACGACGCTGACGGTGAGCGTACAATTGATGGTCTGGAATGAACCAATAACCGATTTGTCATAATCCATGACGAGGGTTGCAGGGTTTGTATTGCCGGTAAGATCGCCACCCCACACAGTGAATTGCCATCCCGGATCAGGCACAGCGGTGAGTTCGACCGTATCTCCGGACGCATGCCACTGTGTATCTGGATCTACTTCCACTGATCCTCCGCCCCACGCACTCGTCACCAGATAGTAAGAGAAGAGGTAATCCCAACCGATCGCGTCGAACATGTCTCGGTCCGGAACCTGGAAGAAGTTCGGGTAAAAAGTTGCTCCGGCGCCGATGGCGGGTTGCATTAGTGCGTAGACATTATTCTGGCTGAAATGTGAAGATTGATAAGGGTCACCGTCGGACATCTGGTACTCTGCCGCGATCATGTCGGCGTTCGCGTCATCGCTTCCCGGTGATTCATCAACCATTCGTGCAGTGGTCTGGAATTCGTACCATGTGTCCGGATTGTAATTCCCCGTACCATCAGAACGCTGGAATCTGTAGATATCGAGTACTTCCATGTCGTTGGTCAAGTAGGATGAACCGCAGCCAAATCCGAGGACGTGCCCGATTTCATGGGCAGCCACGGATTGGAAGCAGTGACCGACCACGCCGTCGCGCGGGTCATAATCAAACGTGAAATTCGTGCTGAACGTTATCTGCGCGGCCAGACTCGGGTAGGAACCTATGACTGCATTGTATGATGCAACACGGAAATAGACACGATTCTCGTCGGTGATGGTCGAACTGCCGTAATTGTAGCGGACCGGGATCGTTGCCGTGGTTGGCAGCCATGTTTGAACCGAGTCATCAGCATCCATATCATTGACCAAACTGGTGCGGGTCGTTGTCCATGAAGGATTACCTGCGATATAGCTCTGGGCGGTTCCGAGAATGCCCGGCCCCAGTGGTGCGAAAGTAATGTTTATACTTACCGAGACTTCGTCACTGTAAAGCTGTTCGATATATACTGCAACGGATTCCAGTGCAGCAACCGCTGCCGGCGGGACGCTCACACAATTGTAGACAATATTTATGCCCCGACCGGTGCGGCCAGCGCTGACTATTGATTTGTTCGGTGCATCCTCGAATGCCTGGCGCGCCTGCAGAGCCATTGTGCGGAATTCCTCGGGCGTGACCTTTGAGAAATCGCTCCCTGTTACTGGATAGATCAAGCTGCCGGTCTCGAGTTCGATGATTGAACCGTCAAGATAAAGACGGCTCTGCGCTTTAGGACCCGGTTCATAGAAGAAGTAATCTTCTTCTGTATAACGCATCTGAGCCGCCATGGACAAGATCGGCAGGATACACAGAAGCATTGCTGTGGTTCCCATCCTTTTTACCAAAATCCTGTTTCTCATCATGTCCTCCTGTTTGGATAATTTAATGTGTCTATTATTCATTTTTCTGTTTGCTAAAAATGTTCGTAGATAAAATAGTTATGAATAATAATAGTAAAATTCACGGGCATGTCAAGATTATAACACCAGCCTGCGGTGACTACGTGTTTTGTAGCTTGACATTACATTTATTCGACCTATAATCTATTCGGAAGAAGGAGGATGAGATGAAGGTGCCTGGATTCTTTGTATCGCTATGCATAATCGTAATTGGCGCACCTCTCTTTGGTCAGATCACAATTGACTGGACCGAAGTCCCCCAGTATACCGGTATCGAATTTATTCATAACGGTGTCAGCGATGTAACGGTCGAACTTGGCGTATCTGGAGGACCAAAAACCTGGTCGTTCTCAAACCAACCTATGGGTTCCCAGAATACCTATGCGTTGATCGTGCCGCGTACCTCCACACCGTTTGGTGATTCGTTCCCTGATGCAAATCTTGTGCTTCAAATCACGGAAGATGGCGACACGGTTTATGCATACGGTCAGATCGCTCCATCTTTTGGCAGTAATTTAGGGTTGGGCAGTGTGTCACCGTTGACGACATTTTTCAGATTTGAACCGACGGACTCTTACCCGCTACCGATGGTTTATGGTGCCAGCCGTTCCTATCAATATGGATACACGTTGTCATTGGGCCCGGTAATGGATTTGCGGACTGACAATTACGGATTGGAGACAGTCGACGCATATGGTTTCGTGATCATTCCATATGACACGTTTGAATGCTTGCGCACGTGTTCATTTGATACAACCGTATCGACAATACTGGTGAGTGGATTTCCCATTTCGGTTGATACGACGACGCATATCATCTATGATTTCCTTGCCGAGGATTATGGACTCATTGCCCACGTTCTCAGTAATCCTGAAGAAACGAACCCCAACTATACCGAGGCATCTTTTCTCGAGCGCCTCAACGGTTTTTCTACGGGGATAAACGAATCGAAACACATTGCCGTGATCAATTTCTCATGCCAGCCTAATCCATTCTCGAAGCTGACCATCATACGATTCTCTATACCTGGAGGAGTAGACAGTAGACAGAACACAGTAGGCAGTATGAGGGTTTACGATCCTACAGGACGCTTGGTTAAGTCGTTTAATCTGGAATCGAGTATCGAGAATCAAGAATCGGCAATATCCTGGTCTGGCGATGATAATACGGGCAGGAAATTACCTGGTGGCGTGTATTTTCTGGTAGCGGACGTAGATGATAGTCGCTTCAGCCAGAAGGTGTTGTTGATTAGATAGGGTAGATGGAACAGCGGGTTTGGCGCAATGATCTATTTGCAGCGTTACTCACAGACGGGGTAAGAATATGGAGGATTAATGAAAGAAACGTTGTTAGTTTTGCTGGCAATGATGCCAGTGCTCCTGGCGCAGACTGATATGCCAAGAAAACCTCTAAGCAAGGATATGAAGCCAGTTCTGCTCGTTATCGACATTCAGGAAAGATACTTGCCAATGATGGCTTCTGAAGAGAAGGACCTGGCGCTGCGCATGATAAACGGTGCAATATGGATCTTTCGGCAGCACGACTTGCCGGTTATCCGGGTGTACCATTCGGATTTGCAGTTCGGCCCTAACCCCGGTGATAAAGATTTCGAATTCCCGTCGAGCGTGATCATAAAAGACGACGACGTGAAAGTCATCAAAAATTATCCGAGCGCGTTTACGAAGACCGAACTTGAGGCAATTCTGCGTGAGAAGGACATAAACACCGTATTCCTGTGCGGGTTGAGCGCGGTGGGTTGCGTGCTTGCAACCTACTTCGGTGCTATGGATCGCGGTTTTGAGGCTTTTATGGTAAAGGATGCGATCATGAGTCACAAGGCTGACTATACAGAGGTCGTGAAGGAAATTACTGAAACGGTTACCTTCAAGACCCTGCAGTTCATGCTTGAATATTTAAGAAAATAGTGATCGCAATGGTTGGTTGTGAATAGATGGTAAAGGAATAGGAGAGCAGCATGCAAAGTAGTAAACTCTACGTAGGGAATGTTAGCTATTCGGCGACGGCTGAGGAGTTAAGAGAGCTGTTCGCTCAGTATGGTGAAGTGAAACAAGTCAATCTAATGGAAGGCAGGGGGTATGGTTTTGTTGAGATGTCCAACACTGAAGAAGCGACCAAGGCCAAGGACGCGCTGAACGGTTTAGACTTTAAGGGTCGGACCCTTAAAGTTGACGAAGCACGTCAGCCCGGCAACAAAGAAAAGAAAGGTTTTCGAAAATACTGAGACGATTGCCGCAATAGACAAAAGTTAAACACCGGTTCTGCTTAGCTTGACGCTCTATAGTCTCTTGGTGGAGACCGTTTTTCAAAAAATCACTACATCGTATTCGTGTTCAATCGGTCTAGAAGCAACCAGTGTGATATAATGTATCATAGGAGGAATAAGAAACAAAATACAGGTCGAAATGCTCGGCGGTTGTTTCGTCGAAGCTGTTGACGCGGTTGAATGCGATAGCCCAGGCATATTGATCCTGGTATAAACACTTCTCCGCGTAACACGGAATCCGGTAAGGCCGGTCATTCCATTCGCTGTAGGTTGCCCTTATACACTGGTATAACACAGTCGGGTCTTCACCGATATCACCAGCCTTTTCCTGCATCCGGTTGATCAGTTCATCTCTCAGTGCAATTGAGAGATCTGCCCCGGAATAGTTTTCGGCAAATACTTCGTGTATGTCACCGAATGGTACTGTCTCAGGATCAGATGTGTAATCTGTATTCGTTACTATGACCACAGGGTCGCATTCCGGTGTTGAGGTACAGCTGGACAGAACGAGAATGGAGCCGATCAGCAATGTGTACAGAAGATGCTTTCTTTTCACTCGATACCTCCCTTCTGGCCCACCAGCGGGCCGTGGTCTATTATAGGGTAAGGACTCACGCGTCACTCACAAGTGAGGTCACAGCGGGACTAACTGTACCATTCTGTCCATCAATCCTCTATAGTCCTGCTGATAGTGTAGAAAGGCCCGAATTGTTACTTCGGCGAGCAGCTAAGTAACGGTAAATGCTGAAAATGTCATAGGTTTAAGTATTCATCGATATGTCTACACAGGGGTTAATAAACTTAAGTGTAGTTTGCGGAAAATGTGTGCCATTCTGACACATATCATGTTCAACCGAGTCAAAAGAGACAACAATTTGTCCTTGTGTCACTATTTTGTGCCATATTGGCGCACCCTATGTATCGATTTTTTGGTCAACCTTCAAAAAACTTATGATTTTTCAAGCAATCAGTCTCGGCATGAATATTGCAATATATCTGAGTGTAGGATAAAAGAAGTATAATATCATTTTTCTGAGAGATTTCTCAGAAAGGTGTGTTGGCTTTTGTGTATTTTTATTACATTGCCCTTGATGTTTGTAAACATAGCGATAGAGTGTAGTCGGAGGTTGGGTGGCGAAGAGGCGTAAACGAAGTCGGAAATCGTATATGAAGGACTACCGCCAGAATTACGGCGATCTGATGCGCGATCAAATCAGTGATTGGTTCAGCAATCACCCGGATTATCTAAAAAAGTACTGTAAAAAGTGGCGGGAACGACATCTCGGTTATTTCAGGAAATGGCGGCATCGAAATAGATCCACGTACCTTGACTATCAGCGGAAATGGCGTGCGCAACACCGCGAAAGAGTGAAAGCGTACATGAGGGGTTACATGCGCCGCTACCGCAGTGGAGAGCCAGAAATGGCATTAGAGGATCAAATGGGAGGAAGCCTTGCTCTGGATTAATCCAGTATATTGTGCGCATAGGGTAAGAGTTTTCATACTATAACTAAAGAACTGTAGGCATACGCTAACTTCCCAGCGTATGTGTTGTTAACAATTAAAAAAACATCTTGCTGCAAAAGCAGGGTCGAGCGGTAATATGATGAACAAAGAACTCGGAAATTATTCTTCTATATTGATGATCAGCCAGCAGTTGGAGGAGGACGTATATGAAACCATTCCGTAAGCATGTAGCCATCTCAATAGATGGTGGTGCGTTGAAAGGTGTGATGGTAACCCGTGCACTGGCAATTCTTGAAGACCATCTGGGCAGACCGGCCCACGATATATTCCGTGTTACGACAGGAACCTCGACTGGTGCCATTATTGCAGCGGGTATTGGCAGGGGGTTAAGCGGCACGCAGATGTACGACCTCTATTGTGAATTGGGTGGCGTTGTCTTTCGCAGAACCCTGCGCAGCATGCTTTGGCCTTTGACCCGCTACCGTTTTTCTAACGAGCCTTTGGCGAATGCTCTGAAGCAGTACCTTGGTGAGGGGATGATGAGGGAATTCTGGACGGCAGAACCGCCGACCGATGTCGTTATCACTGTCTTTGATCTTGTGGAGAAAAGAACTCGTTTCGTAAAACCCTGGAAAGATGAATACTCCACCTGGCCGATCCTTAAGGCGGTCCTGGCGTCGAGTACAATACCTACTACATTTCCTGTCGTTGAGGGAAGGTATGTTGACGGCGGGGTTGGTTCTTACTGCAATCCGTGCTACATTGCAGCGTATGAACTGTGCTTTTGCCTAAATTGGAATCCAGCTGAAACGACTCTCATCAGCCTCGGCACAGGTCGCGAACCGCATTCTCTAAAGACGGGTGATGCTGATCGGTTCATGGTGTGGGATTGGATCGGTCCTGTAATAGGTGCTTTCATGCAAACTGCCGATGATCAACAAGTACATGTTGTCAAAACGTTCTTCGAGAGACTCGACTTCCGCAGATTTCAGGTTGATTTCCGTGAGCCCGTAAAGAGCGATGATCCAAAAGAAATACCTAAACTTGCTGAATACGGGGAAGAACTGGCGCGGAAAATTCTCAACGATGAAACCGATATAGCTATGGAAATCAAGGCAAAACGCACGCTCCAGTCCTTGTAGTTGAAAGACAGGATTTTGTGTTTCTCTGCATCATCTGATGCACAGAAATTTCGATGACTAGGTTGTTTGCAATGTTGAGATGCAGACAGGTAAGAATCCCGCCCCGCAGCTGTGACGATGCGGGGCGGGCCTTGTTTGTATAGTATAGCTATTTAACGAGTACTAGTTTGTACGTCGCGGTCTGCTCTCCTGCATCGAGTTTGAAGAAGTATATGCCGTTCGCAACAGTGCGGTTATTATCATCCTTGGCATTCCAGAAGACGGTGTTGGTTCCTGCATCTACGATGCCATCAACAAGCGTGCTGACCAGCCGGCCTGCACTGTCATATACCTTGAGCGATACCCTGCTTCTTGCCGAAGTATTGTAGGTGATGAGAGAACGTCCCCGTACTGGATTCGTCATCGGCGCGAAACCAGTAGCAAGCGGGGCATCTTTGCTCGGTGATTCTTCAATTCCAGTATACAGATAGTTTATCACTCTATTCATCATCGTATCCCGGTCCGCCTCAGCATTGATTAGTTCAAATGCGAACCCATTGAAGAAGAGATAGTACGGAGTAACCGGTGGTCCCACGGCGATCGTGTTGCTCAAGTTCGATTCGTTCTGCATCTCGGTCCATGAAGTGCCATCCGGGTTGATCTGGTCTGCGTAGTCATATATAATAGTACCTGTGGTCGGTGATGAAAATCCGGACATGATTGGTCCAACGCCTGTTACCTGGGTGCAATATATGTCATCCACATGCGAGCCAACATGCATCCAACTCACCGGGTCGATATCATACAAGACATCCTGGGAAGAGAGCCACAGCTTGCCAGGGTTCATGACGTTCAAGAGATAGAGGCCAATTTCAGTAGTATCCGTGGCTGTCAATGTATTTGACCAGTCTTCACCCGTGGCCCATACAACGATCTCATAGTTACCCATGACCGCGGCATCAGGTGCCACGCCGCTGCTGTCAAAAACGACCCACTTGTCATAAGCAAGCCCGAGGTTATTGAACGACGTTTCGTAGTACGTTTCAACGTTAGGTAAATTCTCGTCGTCATCGACATAGAGTATTTCCGCCCCCGCAGAAACGTAACCGATGTCCATCTTATAGACATTGCCCGTGGTCCAACCACAGCTCCAGAGATAAGTACCGTCAAAAGCAAGGTCCTGTATTTCAAGGTCAGGGCAAGCAAAGGACGTTATCACTGCACCGGTGACCGGGTTCAGCTTGTAAATGTAATCGGTTGCCTGGTCAGAATTCCAGAGAACATT includes the following:
- a CDS encoding NF038122 family metalloprotease, with the protein product MRNRILVKRMGTTAMLLCILPILSMAAQMRYTEEDYFFYEPGPKAQSRLYLDGSIIELETGSLIYPVTGSDFSKVTPEEFRTMALQARQAFEDAPNKSIVSAGRTGRGINIVYNCVSVPPAAVAALESVAVYIEQLYSDEVSVSINITFAPLGPGILGTAQSYIAGNPSWTTTRTSLVNDMDADDSVQTWLPTTATIPVRYNYGSSTITDENRVYFRVASYNAVIGSYPSLAAQITFSTNFTFDYDPRDGVVGHCFQSVAAHEIGHVLGFGCGSSYLTNDMEVLDIYRFQRSDGTGNYNPDTWYEFQTTARMVDESPGSDDANADMIAAEYQMSDGDPYQSSHFSQNNVYALMQPAIGAGATFYPNFFQVPDRDMFDAIGWDYLFSYYLVTSAWGGGSVEVDPDTQWHASGDTVELTAVPDPGWQFTVWGGDLTGNTNPATLVMDYDKSVIGSFQTINCTLTVSVVGNGIVNRVPDLPYYPRGSEVELTAVPDPGWIFSFWSGNLWGSQNPDTILMNADKQVTANFILDTYIEENELNQNRGTYFSIFPNPSSGATEMRYSVQDAGYALQDISLLVYDVTGKLVKDFSAQLSVTGYPSSVTWDGRDANGKPTPNGIYFVKFKAGEYQETLKLLLVR
- a CDS encoding T9SS type A sorting domain-containing protein, translated to MKVPGFFVSLCIIVIGAPLFGQITIDWTEVPQYTGIEFIHNGVSDVTVELGVSGGPKTWSFSNQPMGSQNTYALIVPRTSTPFGDSFPDANLVLQITEDGDTVYAYGQIAPSFGSNLGLGSVSPLTTFFRFEPTDSYPLPMVYGASRSYQYGYTLSLGPVMDLRTDNYGLETVDAYGFVIIPYDTFECLRTCSFDTTVSTILVSGFPISVDTTTHIIYDFLAEDYGLIAHVLSNPEETNPNYTEASFLERLNGFSTGINESKHIAVINFSCQPNPFSKLTIIRFSIPGGVDSRQNTVGSMRVYDPTGRLVKSFNLESSIENQESAISWSGDDNTGRKLPGGVYFLVADVDDSRFSQKVLLIR
- a CDS encoding cysteine hydrolase; the encoded protein is MKETLLVLLAMMPVLLAQTDMPRKPLSKDMKPVLLVIDIQERYLPMMASEEKDLALRMINGAIWIFRQHDLPVIRVYHSDLQFGPNPGDKDFEFPSSVIIKDDDVKVIKNYPSAFTKTELEAILREKDINTVFLCGLSAVGCVLATYFGAMDRGFEAFMVKDAIMSHKADYTEVVKEITETVTFKTLQFMLEYLRK
- a CDS encoding RNA-binding protein, with product MQSSKLYVGNVSYSATAEELRELFAQYGEVKQVNLMEGRGYGFVEMSNTEEATKAKDALNGLDFKGRTLKVDEARQPGNKEKKGFRKY
- a CDS encoding patatin-like phospholipase family protein; translation: MKPFRKHVAISIDGGALKGVMVTRALAILEDHLGRPAHDIFRVTTGTSTGAIIAAGIGRGLSGTQMYDLYCELGGVVFRRTLRSMLWPLTRYRFSNEPLANALKQYLGEGMMREFWTAEPPTDVVITVFDLVEKRTRFVKPWKDEYSTWPILKAVLASSTIPTTFPVVEGRYVDGGVGSYCNPCYIAAYELCFCLNWNPAETTLISLGTGREPHSLKTGDADRFMVWDWIGPVIGAFMQTADDQQVHVVKTFFERLDFRRFQVDFREPVKSDDPKEIPKLAEYGEELARKILNDETDIAMEIKAKRTLQSL
- a CDS encoding T9SS type A sorting domain-containing protein, with amino-acid sequence MMLKRMSVFCVIATLAIFGLTEMGSATVAPHRDAARAPRSNNAPRDTGTVVYQFVAPSNNVDGMAWDGEYLWLGSDGLDRIYRMDTLGNVLDSLPAPSTTATGLCWDGTNLWCADGGTILIYKLDPVTGAVLASIPGPGTGASCEGLAWMNDTIWNTNWANNTIWELDPATGAIWGQFPSQGTASTGLTWDWHDNVLWNSDQATDYIYKLNPVTGAVITSFACPDLEIQDLAFDGTYLWSCGWTTGNVYKMDIGYVSAGAEILYVDDDENLPNVETYYETSFNNLGLAYDKWVVFDSSGVAPDAAVMGNYEIVVWATGEDWSNTLTATDTTEIGLYLLNVMNPGKLWLSSQDVLYDIDPVSWMHVGSHVDDIYCTQVTGVGPIMSGFSSPTTGTIIYDYADQINPDGTSWTEMQNESNLSNTIAVGPPVTPYYLFFNGFAFELINAEADRDTMMNRVINYLYTGIEESPSKDAPLATGFAPMTNPVRGRSLITYNTSARSRVSLKVYDSAGRLVSTLVDGIVDAGTNTVFWNAKDDNNRTVANGIYFFKLDAGEQTATYKLVLVK